A single genomic interval of Candidatus Jordarchaeales archaeon harbors:
- a CDS encoding aldehyde ferredoxin oxidoreductase N-terminal domain-containing protein yields MGIVYGYSGRVLIVDLSRGKVKGVELNRSLIELFIGGLGGNLKLIADFSDRWVHPYSPDACLVLGAGPLVGTVAPGAAKVSAVCKFPLTETYGFSSGGFVFGVLMKAAGYDHIVIKGRAKRPVYLDVSDCGVEICDARDLWGRDVYDVTRELQGRYGMCGVLTIGQAGEKLVRFSVAIMDLCSSLGRGGMGAVMGSKNLKAVVVRGERGVEVADEEGFLEKASMVVERICSNPRYDAWVKFGSMTCWEFRTGLIKAWPCDGWRGLMPGREAEALFGPKVFVEKVKERTLSCPSCPVGDRLIARFDDEGGGSVCMSQFFGPAYAFGVRCKVGDGRKIAYCYYLANKYGIDYTTLASVVELVKILRERGYVKTSFGSDEFEETVNLIKAVSLREKLGGILAEGPVRAAAKFNAGLLEEIVSIKGMDPPLDGRFNFGTEAFEVIVNPMGGHYISGFSPTFMIGASFGKLKKFCARIGVPKEAIDRIFTPSFNVARMTRYVEDWYAVLSSLGICCRQPVAQGYSIAILAELYTLATGVKMSPKRLIKVGERAWNLLKILNVREGFSRKDDVFPEKWLKEPLKGENIVMRLMDYYRSKNIGVDEAEKLLDDYYAEREWSIECGTPTESKLAELDLLSIARKMGILG; encoded by the coding sequence GTGGGGATAGTGTACGGATATTCCGGTAGAGTTCTCATTGTCGATCTTTCAAGGGGGAAAGTGAAGGGTGTTGAGCTGAATAGGTCACTTATCGAGCTTTTTATTGGAGGTCTAGGGGGGAATCTGAAGCTTATAGCTGACTTTAGTGATAGGTGGGTTCACCCGTACTCCCCTGATGCTTGCCTGGTACTGGGTGCCGGTCCGCTCGTAGGTACTGTAGCTCCGGGTGCGGCGAAGGTTTCGGCTGTCTGTAAGTTTCCGCTTACCGAAACATATGGTTTCTCTTCTGGAGGGTTTGTTTTCGGGGTGTTGATGAAAGCCGCCGGATATGACCACATTGTTATTAAAGGGCGGGCTAAAAGGCCGGTATACTTGGATGTCTCCGACTGCGGTGTAGAGATTTGTGACGCAAGAGATCTGTGGGGTCGAGACGTCTACGATGTTACGAGGGAGCTGCAGGGACGGTATGGAATGTGCGGTGTTCTAACTATCGGGCAAGCAGGAGAGAAGCTGGTTAGATTTTCTGTGGCTATAATGGATTTGTGTTCCAGTCTCGGAAGGGGGGGAATGGGCGCGGTTATGGGTTCTAAGAACCTGAAAGCGGTGGTTGTTAGGGGAGAAAGAGGGGTGGAGGTTGCCGACGAAGAAGGGTTCCTCGAGAAGGCTTCAATGGTTGTCGAAAGAATATGCAGCAACCCGCGTTACGATGCTTGGGTTAAGTTTGGCTCTATGACTTGTTGGGAGTTCAGGACGGGGTTGATAAAGGCGTGGCCTTGCGATGGTTGGAGGGGGCTTATGCCGGGGAGAGAGGCTGAAGCATTGTTCGGACCAAAGGTTTTTGTTGAAAAGGTCAAAGAGAGAACTTTATCCTGCCCCTCATGCCCCGTTGGAGACAGACTCATTGCCAGATTTGATGATGAAGGAGGGGGGAGCGTTTGCATGTCCCAGTTTTTTGGGCCAGCTTACGCTTTCGGAGTACGCTGCAAAGTGGGAGATGGTAGAAAGATCGCCTACTGCTACTATTTGGCTAATAAGTACGGGATAGACTACACGACTCTGGCTTCTGTCGTCGAGCTAGTTAAAATATTGCGGGAGAGAGGTTACGTGAAGACTAGTTTTGGCAGCGACGAGTTCGAGGAAACAGTGAACTTGATTAAGGCGGTCTCGCTAAGGGAGAAGTTAGGTGGAATTCTAGCTGAGGGACCTGTAAGGGCTGCAGCGAAGTTTAATGCCGGCCTCCTCGAAGAGATAGTCAGTATTAAAGGTATGGACCCCCCGCTGGATGGAAGATTTAACTTTGGCACAGAGGCGTTTGAGGTGATAGTTAATCCAATGGGGGGGCATTACATATCGGGTTTCTCTCCAACGTTCATGATTGGGGCAAGCTTTGGCAAGCTTAAAAAATTCTGCGCCAGGATAGGGGTTCCCAAGGAGGCGATAGATAGAATATTTACGCCTTCGTTTAACGTTGCAAGGATGACGCGTTATGTTGAGGATTGGTACGCTGTCCTATCTTCGCTGGGGATTTGCTGCCGCCAGCCGGTGGCTCAAGGGTATTCGATAGCAATCCTAGCCGAGCTGTATACTCTAGCCACAGGTGTGAAGATGTCCCCTAAGAGACTTATTAAGGTTGGAGAGCGCGCTTGGAACCTTTTGAAGATCCTCAATGTGAGGGAGGGGTTTTCCAGGAAGGACGACGTTTTTCCTGAAAAGTGGTTGAAGGAGCCTCTTAAAGGGGAGAACATTGTTATGCGGCTCATGGATTACTACAGGAGTAAAAACATAGGAGTGGACGAGGCGGAGAAGCTTCTCGACGACTATTATGCTGAAAGAGAGTGGAGTATTGAGTGCGGGACGCCGACTGAGAGTAAACTCGCTGAACTAGACTTGCTATCTATAGCGAGAAAGATGGGCATTCTAGGGTGA
- a CDS encoding proton-conducting transporter membrane subunit, translating into MLPNAAWLCWIIPMIGAALTPALAKIHPKVRDIMAVLFSAAAAVFAVSMIPDVVNGFVVLSQPEILIGESPIPWDLKFTLTVQGASIPITLRWISLLPYNAKILWIPWLPVNPPIEFWQAPYAFMIPKGIYAGVLVDPLSVFMACIVTCIGFLIMVFSLGYMHGDPDLTRYWFFMNFFIGGMTMLVVTDNLLQLFIGWEIVGLCSWALIGFWHKKEEPCTAPKDTPEYRPTEGEYNALCGMKAFIMTKIGDVALLIAIALIFFFSGTFNLVQLQQNAAINYSVGSIGWVTDLALRGLLPTVALLLFGGPVAKSAQFPLHEWLPEAMAGPTTVSALIHAATMVKAGVYLVARMLPIFYGSQQILLEAAFEPTKYASTLVLTSGQWVFLYTATQYGLSTFFNTVASIGVFTAFLAATMGVVSRELKKVLAYSTISQIGYMMLALGVVGSSTMSVAGFTAGTFHLMAHAIFKALLFLCAGAVLHAVETKDMFEMGGLKQKMPITYACMVVGGLSLAGFPGFAGFFSKEAIFGATLRANQLAVYALAAVVVAITTFYTFRMIGLVFHGEPSSHVKKIEEEHGPIKEAPPVMWVPLVILAAATLAAGWLEPLFRQFFLGPLGTYLLHAEYIRPVLLGGLSFSEYPHFIVEHMLSHKQVVLLEVYEYLHLTTYSGWMSELAGAWMSIVTSLAMFVVGFVPAWYYYIARRGDPSKVTSNRVGGAIWKFLWNRWYINQIYYLVFVDGFLSLASALYNYVERGLDRLNYVAATVTVKVSDSFRKTQTGIAYVNVMYLLLGVLVFMFLLLVFW; encoded by the coding sequence ATGTTGCCCAACGCCGCCTGGCTCTGCTGGATAATCCCCATGATAGGTGCGGCCCTAACGCCCGCCCTTGCTAAAATACACCCGAAGGTCAGAGACATAATGGCTGTCCTCTTCTCGGCAGCAGCCGCAGTCTTCGCGGTATCAATGATACCCGACGTGGTGAACGGGTTCGTGGTACTTTCACAGCCAGAAATACTGATAGGCGAGAGCCCAATACCTTGGGATCTAAAATTCACCCTAACAGTTCAAGGGGCAAGCATACCTATAACTTTACGCTGGATCTCGCTCCTACCATATAACGCAAAAATCCTCTGGATACCCTGGCTCCCAGTAAACCCGCCGATAGAATTCTGGCAGGCCCCATACGCTTTCATGATACCTAAGGGAATATACGCAGGAGTACTCGTCGATCCGTTAAGCGTCTTCATGGCGTGCATTGTAACCTGCATAGGCTTCCTCATAATGGTCTTCTCACTAGGCTACATGCACGGTGACCCGGACCTCACGAGGTACTGGTTCTTCATGAACTTCTTCATAGGCGGCATGACAATGCTGGTGGTGACCGACAACCTCCTACAGCTTTTCATAGGCTGGGAAATAGTCGGACTGTGCAGCTGGGCGCTAATTGGCTTCTGGCACAAGAAAGAGGAGCCATGCACCGCGCCTAAAGACACCCCAGAATACAGGCCGACCGAAGGAGAGTACAACGCCCTCTGCGGTATGAAAGCATTCATAATGACGAAAATAGGAGACGTGGCACTGCTGATCGCCATAGCGCTGATCTTCTTCTTCTCGGGAACGTTCAACCTCGTCCAGTTACAGCAAAACGCCGCCATAAACTACAGTGTAGGTAGCATAGGCTGGGTCACAGATTTAGCGCTAAGAGGACTGCTACCGACAGTAGCCCTCCTACTCTTCGGCGGGCCGGTAGCTAAGTCGGCTCAGTTCCCACTGCACGAGTGGTTGCCAGAAGCAATGGCTGGTCCAACAACGGTTTCAGCGTTGATACACGCCGCCACGATGGTTAAGGCAGGCGTGTATCTCGTAGCGCGCATGCTTCCCATATTCTACGGTTCCCAGCAAATACTACTAGAAGCCGCTTTTGAGCCAACCAAGTACGCGTCTACACTAGTGCTAACCTCCGGGCAGTGGGTGTTCCTCTACACAGCCACCCAGTACGGCCTGAGCACATTCTTTAACACCGTGGCGTCCATAGGCGTCTTCACAGCTTTCCTAGCGGCAACCATGGGTGTTGTTTCAAGAGAACTTAAGAAGGTTCTCGCTTACTCCACGATAAGCCAGATCGGCTACATGATGCTTGCCCTAGGCGTTGTAGGTTCCTCAACAATGTCCGTTGCGGGCTTCACTGCTGGAACATTTCACCTCATGGCTCACGCGATATTCAAAGCACTCCTATTCCTCTGCGCTGGAGCAGTGCTTCACGCAGTTGAAACCAAAGACATGTTCGAGATGGGTGGTCTCAAACAGAAAATGCCCATAACCTATGCATGCATGGTGGTCGGCGGCTTATCGCTAGCAGGCTTCCCTGGCTTCGCTGGCTTCTTCAGCAAAGAAGCAATATTCGGCGCTACATTAAGAGCGAACCAGCTAGCCGTGTACGCTCTAGCAGCAGTGGTTGTAGCGATAACGACCTTCTACACCTTCAGGATGATAGGCCTAGTATTCCACGGAGAACCAAGCAGCCACGTCAAGAAAATCGAGGAGGAACACGGACCAATCAAGGAGGCGCCGCCAGTAATGTGGGTTCCACTCGTAATCCTAGCAGCGGCAACGTTAGCCGCAGGGTGGCTTGAACCGCTCTTCAGGCAGTTCTTCCTCGGACCGCTGGGAACATACTTGCTCCACGCAGAGTACATCCGCCCAGTCCTTCTAGGTGGACTCTCGTTCTCAGAGTACCCGCACTTCATCGTCGAACACATGCTATCACACAAGCAAGTCGTGTTACTTGAAGTCTACGAATACTTGCACTTGACCACTTACAGCGGCTGGATGTCTGAGCTCGCTGGCGCCTGGATGAGCATAGTGACGTCTTTAGCGATGTTCGTAGTCGGATTTGTTCCAGCATGGTACTACTACATAGCGAGGCGCGGAGACCCGTCCAAAGTCACAAGCAACCGCGTTGGCGGTGCTATATGGAAGTTCCTGTGGAACCGCTGGTACATAAACCAGATATACTACTTGGTCTTCGTTGATGGCTTCCTAAGCCTTGCATCGGCGCTCTACAACTACGTGGAAAGAGGGCTCGACCGCCTGAACTACGTAGCTGCCACAGTAACTGTCAAGGTTTCCGACTCGTTCAGGAAGACGCAAACGGGGATAGCATACGTCAACGTAATGTACCTATTACTCGGCGTCTTGGTGTTCATGTTCCTCTTGTTAGTGTTCTGGTAA
- a CDS encoding histone deacetylase, with amino-acid sequence MSLTLVYHELYGVLHSPFFTKPWMESFERPERVSLTMRRLKEYHLLEHLEVVSPRPASKEEILSVHTPYLYDLVRELSNFERGEAGSSSFTTKDTFRLACLAAGGAIEAVSAIIEGRSRRSLALLRPPGHHAGLSHTSGLCFFNNAAIAVKYCQCKGIKKVMIVDVDAHPGDGTEQIFYSDPSVLFLSFHEYDQEIAGAGWVDEAGYGEGEGYTINVPLPLGVRGEPYMWVFERVFHCAAEWFKPDIIVVSLGLDTHYDDPVGNMFLQALDHAEITSHIITAADEYCRGRVSFILEGGYSLLALPLSIAAVVSRIVDAKIEYFDEVERAGPIPRDLKSFVNSLVDQISSFTPP; translated from the coding sequence ATGTCTCTTACACTAGTTTACCATGAACTATACGGTGTCCTCCACTCTCCATTTTTTACTAAGCCTTGGATGGAAAGCTTCGAGCGTCCCGAAAGAGTTTCATTAACAATGCGCCGGTTAAAAGAGTACCACCTCCTAGAACACTTAGAAGTCGTCTCCCCGCGCCCAGCTTCGAAGGAGGAAATTTTAAGTGTGCACACCCCCTACCTCTACGACCTCGTAAGAGAGCTATCGAACTTTGAGAGAGGCGAAGCTGGATCGTCCAGCTTCACAACCAAGGACACTTTTAGGCTAGCTTGCCTGGCAGCAGGAGGAGCTATAGAAGCAGTCAGTGCGATCATCGAAGGACGAAGCCGCCGTTCACTGGCACTATTACGCCCTCCAGGACACCACGCCGGTTTGAGTCACACCTCCGGGCTATGCTTCTTTAACAACGCCGCAATCGCGGTAAAGTACTGCCAGTGTAAAGGAATCAAGAAGGTGATGATTGTAGACGTAGACGCCCACCCGGGAGACGGAACAGAACAAATATTCTACTCTGACCCCTCAGTCCTCTTTCTCTCCTTTCACGAATACGACCAGGAGATTGCTGGTGCAGGGTGGGTGGACGAAGCCGGCTACGGTGAAGGGGAGGGATATACCATCAATGTTCCGCTTCCTCTGGGGGTCCGCGGGGAACCATACATGTGGGTTTTCGAAAGAGTGTTTCACTGCGCGGCGGAGTGGTTTAAACCGGACATCATAGTTGTATCCCTCGGGTTAGACACGCATTACGACGACCCCGTTGGAAATATGTTCCTTCAAGCATTGGATCACGCTGAAATAACCAGTCACATAATTACAGCCGCAGACGAGTATTGCAGAGGCCGTGTTTCTTTCATACTCGAGGGAGGCTACAGTCTACTAGCCCTCCCTCTCTCTATAGCGGCGGTAGTTTCACGTATAGTTGACGCCAAAATAGAGTACTTTGATGAAGTGGAGCGCGCCGGCCCTATACCCCGAGACCTTAAAAGCTTTGTCAACTCCCTAGTCGACCAGATTAGCAGCTTTACACCTCCTTAG
- a CDS encoding sodium:proton antiporter, protein MMALPLSPGLYLGIAAILYGIGLYAVATKRNLIKIVIGIEILINAAHLNLIALSAYRWVTQWIQGIYMLLLNVVHSDPVALALYGSFLMEAVQFNPLFVDPLAHSMVMTSIVLASCVTAIALSFVIALYRHYGTLDVQKMRRLKW, encoded by the coding sequence ATGATGGCACTACCCCTCTCCCCCGGACTATACCTAGGCATAGCAGCGATATTGTACGGAATAGGGCTCTACGCTGTGGCCACAAAGAGAAACTTGATCAAGATAGTCATCGGGATAGAAATACTCATCAACGCCGCTCACCTAAATCTGATAGCGCTTTCAGCATACCGGTGGGTAACGCAATGGATCCAGGGGATCTACATGCTTCTACTCAACGTCGTCCACTCCGACCCGGTGGCCTTAGCCCTCTACGGCAGCTTCCTCATGGAAGCAGTGCAATTTAACCCGTTGTTCGTGGACCCGCTCGCCCACTCCATGGTCATGACATCAATAGTACTGGCAAGCTGTGTAACCGCTATAGCGTTATCCTTCGTGATCGCCCTATACAGGCATTATGGAACGTTGGATGTTCAAAAGATGAGAAGACTGAAATGGTGA
- a CDS encoding ribbon-helix-helix domain-containing protein, with protein MNEVVVSVKIPRDILGLLEKEVGRGKRSEFIRQAIMEKLQGKLTGVGDELLRRLEELEKRVAFLENGLSCISSGKLVVETHPLYKICRDENERKIVEYLLRERGATTRELEKVVGLKRRQILNKMRELASRAERELGKPVLVYIRARVEGKRQAWWLNI; from the coding sequence TTGAACGAAGTAGTAGTCTCCGTTAAGATACCCCGCGACATACTAGGGTTACTTGAAAAGGAAGTTGGGCGGGGAAAGCGATCGGAATTCATAAGGCAGGCTATAATGGAAAAACTTCAAGGTAAGCTCACCGGAGTAGGAGACGAACTACTTCGTAGGCTGGAAGAGCTTGAAAAACGGGTCGCCTTCCTAGAAAACGGTTTATCCTGCATAAGCTCTGGCAAGCTTGTTGTAGAAACACACCCCCTTTACAAAATTTGCAGGGACGAAAATGAGCGGAAAATTGTTGAATACCTACTCAGGGAAAGGGGGGCGACTACACGCGAGCTAGAAAAAGTCGTTGGCCTAAAGAGGAGGCAAATTCTTAACAAGATGAGAGAGCTAGCATCGAGGGCCGAGAGAGAACTGGGAAAACCCGTGCTAGTCTACATACGTGCTCGCGTGGAAGGCAAACGGCAAGCATGGTGGCTTAATATCTAG
- a CDS encoding arginine--tRNA ligase, translating into MILTVKASIADALWQTLEKLGFSNAVSRSDVSNLSEPPDPKLGDVSSTVPFKLARHLRRTPFEIAREIVSCMEKPDFVERVEAVEPGYVNFFLDKVRLASAVVKTVMAEGDKYGFCDIGKGRKVVVEHTAVNPTKPLHIGHLRNAVLGDIVANLLRACGWNVEVQNYIDDLGRQMGVLVWAFLNNLHLEVPRDRDMKLDFWYGLVYAKAAQKLEKNPELEAEVDEVMKQMLSNGEVSLFSRQLAEKCVESNLETAARVGITYDLLVWESDISKARLWERTMKLLEKSEYFVWETEGEYKGCFVAKLSRLEEFKDKKNPDKVLVRSNMVPTYVAHDIAYQLWKFGLLEADLKYRPWHKQFNGKDLWTTSPILATPMTCFARADRVINVIGYEQEYLQKTVRACLKLLGYLEQAENSIHLSYKHVQLMGERFSGREGNWVGYHADAVINQTMLCAYEQVNKNIPDASELEKRQIAEIIAVGAVRYWLAKFSTEQTIIFDYQKVTNFDGETGPYIQYAAVRAKSILERAGESPSPEINPEKLSTQREADLIKHIAKFPEVILFSAENLKPNILAEYTHQLAVKFNKFYEECSVLSADDPETRKARLALVQVTLQTLKNAMKVLGIEIPPKM; encoded by the coding sequence ATGATTCTAACGGTTAAAGCGAGTATTGCAGACGCTCTTTGGCAGACTTTGGAAAAGCTTGGTTTTTCAAATGCGGTTTCAAGGAGCGATGTCTCAAACTTGTCTGAGCCTCCTGACCCAAAACTTGGCGATGTATCTTCAACCGTCCCGTTTAAGCTTGCCCGCCATCTAAGGCGTACACCGTTTGAAATAGCCAGAGAAATCGTTTCGTGCATGGAAAAGCCGGACTTCGTTGAGCGTGTTGAAGCCGTAGAGCCAGGCTACGTGAACTTTTTCCTCGATAAAGTGAGGCTTGCAAGTGCTGTAGTGAAGACCGTTATGGCGGAAGGGGACAAGTACGGTTTTTGCGACATAGGAAAGGGGAGGAAAGTAGTAGTCGAGCACACTGCAGTTAACCCTACTAAGCCTCTCCACATAGGGCACCTAAGAAACGCTGTTTTAGGGGACATAGTTGCCAACCTTTTAAGAGCCTGCGGTTGGAATGTCGAAGTCCAAAACTACATAGACGATTTAGGCCGCCAAATGGGGGTCCTAGTCTGGGCGTTCCTAAACAACCTGCACCTAGAGGTTCCAAGGGATAGGGACATGAAACTCGACTTTTGGTACGGGCTGGTCTACGCTAAGGCAGCCCAGAAGCTGGAAAAGAACCCTGAACTCGAGGCTGAAGTAGACGAAGTCATGAAACAAATGCTAAGCAACGGTGAAGTCTCACTTTTCAGCAGGCAGCTCGCCGAGAAATGCGTGGAGTCAAACCTTGAGACAGCCGCTAGAGTGGGGATAACCTACGATTTACTTGTCTGGGAAAGTGACATTTCGAAAGCCCGCCTCTGGGAACGCACTATGAAACTCCTCGAAAAGTCTGAGTACTTCGTCTGGGAAACTGAAGGGGAATACAAGGGTTGCTTTGTGGCAAAACTCAGCCGCCTAGAGGAATTTAAAGACAAAAAGAACCCCGACAAGGTTCTTGTTAGGTCTAACATGGTTCCGACATACGTTGCCCACGACATAGCATACCAGCTTTGGAAGTTCGGCCTTCTTGAAGCAGACTTGAAGTACCGCCCTTGGCACAAGCAATTCAACGGAAAGGACCTTTGGACGACATCTCCAATACTCGCCACACCCATGACTTGCTTCGCGAGAGCAGACAGGGTGATAAACGTCATAGGATACGAGCAAGAATACTTGCAGAAGACTGTTAGAGCGTGCCTAAAGCTGCTGGGATACTTGGAACAGGCCGAGAACTCCATACACCTTTCATACAAACACGTCCAGCTTATGGGGGAAAGGTTCTCGGGAAGGGAAGGGAACTGGGTTGGGTATCACGCCGACGCCGTCATAAACCAGACTATGCTGTGCGCTTATGAACAAGTGAACAAGAATATCCCCGACGCCTCGGAGCTCGAGAAAAGACAGATAGCCGAGATAATAGCAGTGGGTGCTGTAAGATACTGGCTTGCAAAGTTCAGCACAGAGCAAACAATAATATTCGACTACCAAAAAGTCACAAACTTTGACGGGGAAACAGGGCCATACATACAGTACGCGGCGGTTAGAGCTAAAAGCATACTTGAAAGGGCGGGAGAGTCTCCAAGCCCGGAGATAAACCCTGAAAAGCTCTCAACGCAAAGAGAAGCCGACCTAATCAAACATATAGCAAAGTTCCCGGAAGTAATCTTGTTTTCCGCGGAAAACCTCAAGCCAAACATATTAGCAGAGTACACCCACCAGTTGGCAGTAAAGTTTAACAAGTTCTATGAAGAGTGCTCCGTTCTTTCAGCAGACGACCCTGAAACGAGGAAAGCGCGCCTTGCACTAGTACAAGTAACACTACAAACGCTGAAAAACGCTATGAAAGTGCTTGGCATAGAAATACCGCCGAAAATGTAA